A genomic segment from Amphiura filiformis chromosome 10, Afil_fr2py, whole genome shotgun sequence encodes:
- the LOC140162892 gene encoding uncharacterized protein: MTMKLLKPFRCKFCGMSHYSLDKLKIHVSRHLVKYEQAYRRQKCALCQKSLTKYGRLHRHLNNHSKLSDKYSNCLTSFSNDSDLVAHKRLYTSSGFKTNRSNIKQKPYQCEYCQKSFSHKSTLDGHRKIHTEENPYQCEYCQKCFAMSSNLKRHIKTHTNEQPYQCEYCQKGFFSHCHLNTHRRIHTKEKPYQCEYCQKCFVQKNHLDRHVRSHTKEKPYQCKYCERSFSSHYNLQTHRRIHTNEKPKEKIYQCEYCQKCYADKSSITYHVSTHTKETHVQCEYCQKRFFRKSELNRHTRTHIIEKPYQSKYCQKGVSSHGNLQAHRRIHTNLTTHVTKHTKERLFQCEYCQKSFSHVKTLKNHRKIHTEESTYQCEYCQKCFVMKSQLKRHIKTHAKEKPFQCEYCQKCFLTKYHLERHIGTHTKEKPYQCEYCQKCFAEKGNLTSHIIIHTKEKPYQCEYCQKCFAQKSNLATHVRTHTKEKPYQCEYCQKCFAQKSNLATHVRTHTKEKPYQCEYCQKCFVQKANLTTHVIRHTKESRFQCEYCQKSFSHGKTLKNHRKLHTEESTYQCEYCQKCFVMISQLKRHIKTYAKEKPFQCEYCQKCFLTKYHLERHIGTHTKEKPFQCEYFQKSFSHNEHLKAHIGNIHVNEKRFQCEYCIRQSCIAHQNSH; this comes from the coding sequence ATGACAATGAAACTTTTGAAACCATTTCGTTGCAAATTTTGTGGGATGAGTCATTATTCTTTGGATAAATTAAAAATCCATGTCAGCAGACATCTAGTTAAATATGAACAGGCTTATAGACGACAAAAATGTGCGTTATGTCAGAAAAGCTTGACAAAATATGGTAGGCTGCATAGACACTTGAATAACCACAGTAAACTATCAGACAAATATAGTAATTGTTTGACAAGTTTTTCAAATGATTCCGACTTGGTCGCCCACAAACGTTTGTACACCTCCAGTGGTTTCAAAACTAACAGAAGTAACATCAaacagaaaccatatcagtgtgaatattgccagAAAAGTTTTTCCCATAAAAGTACTTTGGACGGTCACCGAAAAATTCACACAGAAGAGAACCCCtaccagtgtgaatattgtcagaaatgctttgcaatGAGTAGTAATCTAAAAagacacatcaaaactcacaccaatGAGCAACCGTATCAGTGCGAATACTGCCAGAAGGGTTTTTTCTCTCATTGTCATCTTAATACCCACAGAAGaatccacaccaaagagaaaccctatcagtgtgaatactgtcagaaatgttttgttcaaaaaaatCATCTGGATAGACACGTACgaagtcacaccaaagagaaaccatatcagtgcaaATATTGCGAGAGGAGTTTTTCTTCTCATTATAATCTTCAAACCCACAGAAGAATTCACACCAACGAGAAACCCAAAGAGAAAatatatcagtgtgagtactgtcaaaaatgttATGCTGATAAAAGTAGCATCACCTACCACGTCAGTACACACACCAAAGAGACACACGttcagtgtgaatactgccagAAGAGATTTTTCCGAAAAAGTGAACTTAATCGTCATACCAGGACACACATAATAGAGAAACCATATCAGAGCAAGTACTGCCAAAAGGGGGTTTCTTCTCATGGTAATCTTCAAGCCCACAGAAGAATTCACACCAACCTCACCACCCACGTCACTAAACACACCAAAGAGAGACtctttcagtgtgaatattgtcagaagagTTTTTCTCATGTCAAAACTTTGAAAAACCACAGAAAAATTCACACAGAAGAGAGcacctatcagtgtgagtattgtcagaaatgctttgtgaTGAAAAGTCAACTTAAAAGACACATCAAAACGCACGCCAAAGAGAAAccgtttcagtgtgagtactgtcagaaatgctttctTACTAAATATCACCTAGAAAGACATATCGGAacacacactaaagagaaaccatatcagtgtgagtactgtcagaaatgttttgctgaaAAAGGCAACCTCACCTCTCACATTATtatccacaccaaagagaagccatatcagtgtgaatactgtcagaaatgttttgcgcaAAAAAGCAACCTCGCCACCCACGTCCGtacacacaccaaagagaagccatatcagtgtgaatactgtcagaaatgttttgcgcaAAAAAGCAACCTCGCCACCCACGTCCGTacacacactaaagagaaaccctatcagtgtgagtactgtcagaaatgttttgttcAAAAAGCCAACCTAACCACCCACGTCATTAGACACACCAAAGAGAGCCgctttcagtgtgaatattgtcagaagagTTTTTCTCATGGCAAAACTTTGAAAAACCACAGAAAACTTCACACAGAAGAGAGcacctatcagtgtgagtattgtcagaaatgctttgtgaTGATAAGTCAACTTAAAAGACACATCAAAACGTACGCCAAAGAGAAAccgtttcagtgtgagtactgtcagaaatgctttctTACTAAATATCACCTAGAAAGACATATCGgaacacacaccaaagagaagcccttTCAGTGCGAGTACTTCCAGAAGAGTTTTTCTCATAATGAACATCTTAAAGCCCACATCGGAAATATTCATGTCAACGAAAAACGCTTTCAGTGCGAATACTGCATAAGGCAATCTTGTATcgcacatcagaattcacactaa